Proteins from a genomic interval of Candidatus Omnitrophota bacterium:
- a CDS encoding S8 family serine peptidase: MKSRTTLFVCLLFLTFFIISSFAFAADQKSPTEIYLDELQAQGKERVIVSFNDDAIVDTSLVDKYGGKLIRLFTTIKALVCEIPQENIELLKQEESVKNVYPDVIVRAQPGSEERDPKELRNFLRLKKGYFREIREARLTTLRQATREYLQALKAIAAERKRLVKLYNEAVRNFRNANKKNKPIYQAQIAQYAQLLKECRLKQKEAREEYKRKVEIAKSTYVTASGEWEEKVNEQMMLLYSGPAEVKWNNLEAGLNSQAAWDRYDLDGAGIKIAFLDTGVNYDLLNLQPSYLGGTDFVEDDGNPLTTDVEENHGTKVVSLAVGRGDDKVVGVAYRAGFYAVKVLDASGTGWGSDVWAGIEWASAEPHKADIISMSLGAYDEDYPLEQYPLWPYERQEFENKCNNAYNAGIILVAASGNRGYDHSSYPAAFTNVISVGGHAEDQTRYVYEENSSDGGVDIVAPGSRVYTVKPDNSTWWVWGTSFSTAHAAGLIALQLQYARQNHTDIGKKMQPNNGYLWEVMKHSAVYLPNFDPDPEPPDYTDYQGNGKIWAAETDPPPVPPYVPKDGSIDAMASEWPLSYDVVYDNYLYLEEDLYPAYYIGTSMYYDVNLTNNTDTAGNYLSDIEDLNVTATQAYYQHQSEAILPGSPICAFSTISSLTAGSLEILPDTYYLPWAMVPGLNRTALDLEFEFADDTNNRLIKVSYPYANLWCPPAAVNEGFPLE, encoded by the coding sequence ATGAAGTCGCGTACAACATTGTTCGTATGTCTACTATTTTTAACCTTCTTCATAATCTCATCTTTCGCATTTGCCGCTGACCAAAAATCACCCACAGAAATATATCTTGACGAACTACAAGCCCAGGGTAAAGAACGTGTTATCGTTTCGTTTAACGATGATGCAATAGTAGATACTTCTTTGGTGGATAAATATGGCGGCAAATTGATACGTTTATTCACCACAATAAAAGCTCTCGTCTGCGAAATTCCTCAAGAAAATATTGAATTATTAAAGCAGGAAGAATCCGTTAAGAATGTATATCCGGATGTGATAGTAAGGGCACAACCAGGTTCTGAAGAACGCGATCCGAAAGAATTAAGGAATTTTCTGCGGCTTAAGAAGGGATACTTTAGAGAAATACGCGAAGCGCGTTTAACGACTTTACGACAGGCTACGCGAGAGTACCTTCAAGCGTTAAAAGCAATTGCCGCTGAAAGAAAAAGGCTTGTGAAATTATACAACGAAGCGGTACGTAATTTTAGAAATGCTAATAAGAAAAACAAACCGATTTATCAGGCGCAAATTGCGCAATATGCACAATTGCTAAAAGAATGTCGCTTGAAGCAAAAAGAAGCACGGGAAGAATACAAACGAAAAGTAGAGATAGCAAAAAGTACTTATGTTACAGCTAGCGGAGAATGGGAAGAAAAAGTAAATGAACAGATGATGCTTTTATATAGTGGGCCCGCCGAAGTTAAGTGGAATAATTTAGAAGCGGGTTTAAATTCTCAGGCTGCTTGGGATAGGTATGACCTTGACGGGGCCGGCATAAAAATTGCATTCTTAGATACAGGGGTAAATTATGATTTACTAAATTTACAGCCAAGTTATCTTGGTGGAACAGATTTTGTTGAAGATGACGGTAACCCGTTGACTACTGATGTTGAAGAGAATCATGGGACAAAAGTGGTATCATTGGCAGTTGGCAGGGGAGATGATAAAGTTGTAGGTGTGGCATATCGCGCAGGCTTTTATGCGGTAAAGGTGTTAGATGCAAGCGGGACAGGGTGGGGTAGTGATGTATGGGCTGGCATTGAGTGGGCTTCGGCAGAACCGCATAAAGCCGATATAATTTCTATGAGCTTAGGTGCCTATGACGAAGATTATCCGCTAGAGCAGTATCCCTTATGGCCGTATGAAAGACAAGAATTTGAAAACAAGTGTAATAATGCATATAATGCAGGGATTATCCTTGTGGCCGCTTCAGGAAATAGAGGCTATGACCATTCCAGTTATCCGGCCGCTTTTACAAATGTAATATCTGTAGGCGGACATGCTGAAGATCAGACGCGGTATGTCTATGAGGAAAATAGCTCGGACGGTGGTGTGGATATAGTTGCGCCGGGTTCCCGTGTATATACTGTTAAACCCGATAATTCCACTTGGTGGGTTTGGGGCACATCCTTTTCTACTGCTCATGCTGCGGGTTTAATTGCCCTTCAGCTTCAATACGCCCGCCAAAATCACACAGACATAGGCAAAAAAATGCAACCAAATAACGGTTACCTCTGGGAAGTTATGAAACATTCTGCAGTTTATTTACCTAATTTTGATCCCGATCCTGAGCCTCCCGATTATACTGACTATCAAGGTAACGGCAAAATATGGGCCGCGGAGACAGACCCGCCACCGGTACCCCCATACGTGCCGAAAGACGGCAGCATAGACGCCATGGCCTCAGAATGGCCGTTATCATATGATGTTGTCTATGATAACTATCTTTACCTCGAGGAAGACCTATATCCTGCCTATTACATCGGCACAAGCATGTATTACGACGTCAATCTCACAAACAATACCGATACCGCCGGAAACTACCTGAGCGATATCGAAGACCTGAACGTCACAGCGACGCAGGCATACTACCAACATCAGAGCGAAGCAATTCTACCGGGCTCGCCAATCTGCGCATTCTCTACAATATCATCTCTTACGGCAGGAAGCCTGGAGATTTTACCGGATACATATTATCTGCCATGGGCAATGGTCCCGGGCCTCAACAGGACCGCGCTCGACCTCGAATTCGAATTCGCCGATGACACCAATAACCGGCTCATAAAAGTATCGTATCCCTACGCCAACCTCTGGTGCCCGCCAGCGGCAGTTAACGAAGGTTTTCCTTTAGAATAA
- a CDS encoding cold-shock protein, whose protein sequence is MAKGKVKWFNNQKGYGFITPESGNDVFVHHSAIQGDGYKSLEEGQEVEFEIQNGPKGEQAVNVVKA, encoded by the coding sequence ATGGCAAAAGGAAAAGTTAAGTGGTTCAATAACCAAAAAGGTTATGGATTTATCACCCCCGAGTCCGGCAACGATGTATTTGTGCATCACTCAGCGATTCAGGGTGATGGCTATAAGTCTTTAGAGGAAGGTCAGGAAGTCGAATTCGAAATCCAGAACGGTCCTAAGGGCGAGCAGGCAGTAAATGTAGTGAAAGCATAA
- the ltrA gene encoding group II intron reverse transcriptase/maturase: MTDKTPTKRNEISETVSRGKERNSPWPENGASNVTVAKDTPSPNQDQLMEQVVERGNMTLALCQVEKNKGAPGIDGMTTENLRSYLHKHWPKLKDALLNGTYKPNPVRAVEIPKPGNRGVRTLGIPTVLDRLIQQAIHQVLSPIFDLGFSESSYGFRPNRSAHMAVRQSQNYVTSGKVWVVDIDLEKFFDRVNHDILMARIARKVKDKRILLLIRRYLQSGVMQDGLESQSVQGTPQGGPLSPLLSNILLDDLDKELERRGHAFCRYADDCNIYVGSRQSGERVLKSITDFLERKLKLKVNKDKSAVDRPSRRKFLGYSMTVNLKPLLKAAPESWRRLKGNLKEIFRKGKGRNLGRFIQEELNPVLRGWGNYFKLNQTKIAFEETDSWIRRRLRCVIWRQAKRFHARKKKLMSRGLSEERAMLSAGNGRGPWWNAGASHMNEAYPKKYFDSLGLISLLDELRRIQLTTRTAVYGTVRTVV; the protein is encoded by the coding sequence ATGACAGATAAGACGCCGACAAAGAGGAATGAAATATCCGAAACCGTCTCAAGAGGCAAGGAGCGGAACTCCCCATGGCCTGAAAACGGTGCGTCCAATGTTACGGTAGCTAAAGATACTCCAAGTCCGAATCAAGACCAACTCATGGAACAAGTAGTCGAACGAGGCAACATGACTTTGGCCCTGTGTCAGGTAGAAAAGAACAAAGGCGCTCCCGGAATAGATGGTATGACAACGGAAAACCTTCGTTCCTATCTACATAAACATTGGCCGAAGCTGAAAGATGCTCTGTTGAATGGAACCTATAAACCAAATCCCGTGCGAGCCGTAGAAATCCCAAAGCCCGGAAACAGGGGAGTGAGAACTCTTGGCATTCCCACGGTTTTAGACCGTCTGATTCAACAAGCAATTCACCAAGTCCTAAGTCCTATCTTTGACTTGGGCTTCTCAGAGTCAAGCTACGGATTCCGTCCAAATCGCAGTGCTCACATGGCGGTCAGGCAATCCCAAAACTATGTGACAAGCGGGAAGGTATGGGTCGTGGACATTGACTTGGAGAAGTTCTTCGATCGGGTAAACCATGATATATTGATGGCCAGGATTGCTCGAAAGGTGAAAGATAAGAGAATTTTGCTTCTTATCCGCCGCTACTTGCAATCCGGCGTTATGCAAGATGGACTTGAAAGCCAAAGCGTGCAGGGAACTCCGCAAGGAGGGCCTTTATCACCACTTTTGTCGAACATCTTACTTGATGACCTCGACAAAGAGCTGGAACGCCGAGGACATGCGTTCTGCCGGTATGCGGATGACTGTAATATCTATGTCGGGTCACGCCAATCGGGAGAACGAGTATTAAAGTCCATCACCGACTTCCTTGAACGTAAACTTAAGCTCAAGGTGAATAAAGACAAGAGCGCGGTTGACCGTCCTTCACGGAGAAAATTCTTAGGGTACTCAATGACAGTGAATCTCAAGCCGCTTCTCAAAGCGGCCCCGGAATCATGGAGACGTCTAAAGGGTAACCTGAAGGAAATATTCCGAAAGGGCAAGGGCCGTAATCTTGGGCGATTCATCCAAGAGGAGCTGAATCCTGTCTTGCGAGGTTGGGGAAACTACTTTAAACTCAACCAGACAAAGATAGCATTTGAGGAAACCGATTCATGGATAAGACGTAGGCTTCGCTGTGTTATCTGGCGACAGGCCAAACGCTTCCATGCCCGGAAGAAGAAACTTATGTCAAGGGGGCTGTCCGAAGAACGAGCAATGTTATCAGCCGGCAATGGACGAGGCCCTTGGTGGAATGCCGGAGCTTCGCACATGAACGAAGCCTATCCCAAGAAATACTTCGACTCTCTTGGGCTTATATCACTACTGGATGAGTTGCGAAGGATTCAATTAACTACACGAACCGCCGTATACGGAACCGTACGTACGGTGGTGTGA
- a CDS encoding anion permease — MALLSKSSGKAMLLLAIAGLLAFGSSRNGFTAKQSFVLFIFLSSILGTLFFWDVRVSLVFVGSGILFLTRSVDLKTFIQYASFDVILFLIGMMIVIGAMKETGIFHLLANAILRMKRINGVTLFILLGIISAAFSALMGEVASILLMVAIIFDISKSLKVKAAPLIIFSVLTTNIGSASTLLGNPVGVLLALRGGLSFEDFLRCAFPVSAVVLFVAIAILVLWYRPYVKEVSARLASGLGQKVTSSFSLDAHTKISIVIFLFMIASIALHKRIEIFFGMENNAILVISPVIFAGLLIACRREKAKYYIEQAVDWTSILFFMFLFAQAGVIQASGIGLLFAEKITSAFGSNPKLLAGMALFSSGFLSSVLDNTVVVASYIPVVQNLHILNFSLKPLWWCILFGACYGGNITIIGSTANIVALGALEREEHLKIGFLEWFKIGLLVGVVSMIIAYFAVTSFNIFSM, encoded by the coding sequence ATGGCCCTGCTATCGAAATCTAGCGGCAAAGCCATGCTGCTCTTAGCCATCGCCGGCTTACTGGCGTTTGGGTCTTCCAGGAACGGCTTTACGGCCAAACAGTCGTTCGTTCTTTTTATATTCTTATCCTCGATTTTAGGCACCTTATTTTTCTGGGACGTGAGAGTCAGCCTTGTCTTTGTAGGCAGCGGTATTTTGTTTTTGACGCGAAGCGTCGACCTAAAGACTTTTATCCAGTACGCCTCTTTTGATGTAATTCTCTTTCTTATCGGCATGATGATCGTCATAGGCGCCATGAAAGAGACGGGCATCTTCCATTTGCTGGCGAATGCGATATTGCGCATGAAACGCATAAACGGCGTCACTTTATTTATCCTCCTCGGCATAATATCCGCCGCGTTCTCCGCGCTTATGGGAGAAGTGGCGTCCATATTGCTTATGGTAGCCATAATATTTGACATATCCAAATCGTTAAAGGTAAAGGCGGCGCCTCTCATAATATTTTCTGTTCTTACCACAAATATAGGCTCCGCTTCCACGTTGCTCGGTAATCCGGTGGGCGTCCTTCTGGCATTGCGCGGAGGGTTGTCTTTTGAGGACTTTTTGCGCTGCGCTTTTCCGGTTTCGGCCGTGGTACTTTTTGTGGCTATAGCTATTTTGGTATTGTGGTACAGGCCATATGTCAAAGAGGTCTCAGCGCGCCTCGCATCGGGGCTCGGCCAAAAGGTGACAAGTTCCTTTTCATTAGACGCCCACACAAAGATCAGTATTGTTATATTCCTTTTCATGATCGCATCCATCGCTTTACACAAACGCATAGAGATTTTTTTTGGGATGGAAAATAACGCTATTTTGGTGATCTCTCCGGTAATATTCGCCGGCTTGCTCATAGCCTGCCGCAGGGAAAAAGCGAAATATTATATCGAGCAGGCAGTGGACTGGACTTCGATATTATTTTTTATGTTTCTTTTTGCCCAGGCGGGCGTGATCCAGGCCTCCGGCATAGGGCTATTGTTTGCCGAAAAGATCACTTCGGCCTTTGGAAGTAACCCTAAGCTCCTTGCCGGGATGGCGCTATTTTCAAGCGGTTTTCTTTCGAGCGTTCTGGACAACACTGTGGTAGTGGCCTCCTATATACCCGTTGTGCAGAACCTGCATATTTTAAATTTCAGCTTAAAGCCGCTTTGGTGGTGCATCCTTTTCGGCGCCTGTTACGGAGGCAATATTACTATAATAGGCTCAACGGCCAATATTGTAGCTCTGGGCGCGCTTGAACGCGAAGAGCATCTTAAGATAGGTTTTCTGGAATGGTTCAAAATAGGGCTATTAGTGGGCGTCGTCTCCATGATTATAGCGTATTTTGCGGTAACATCCTTTAATATCTTTTCTATGTAA
- a CDS encoding cupin domain-containing protein — protein sequence MAETKKILKLTDAVDCQDGSIVSKEIVKGKTGGVTLFAFDKGQGLSEHTAPFDALVYIMDGEAAITISGKVFNPKAGDFIIMPANEPHSVKAVNRFKMMLVMIKS from the coding sequence ATGGCAGAGACAAAAAAGATACTTAAATTAACGGACGCGGTAGATTGCCAGGACGGCTCTATAGTCAGTAAAGAGATCGTGAAAGGCAAGACGGGCGGCGTGACGTTGTTTGCCTTTGATAAAGGCCAGGGCCTGAGCGAACATACGGCGCCGTTTGACGCATTGGTTTACATAATGGATGGCGAGGCAGCTATAACTATATCCGGCAAGGTATTTAATCCTAAAGCGGGCGATTTTATTATAATGCCGGCGAACGAGCCGCATTCCGTGAAGGCCGTAAATCGTTTTAAGATGATGTTGGTCATGATAAAATCATAA
- a CDS encoding cold-shock protein, producing MAKGKVKWFNNQKGYGFITPESGNDVFVHHNAIQGEGYKSLEEGQEVEFEIQNGPKGEQAVNVVKL from the coding sequence ATGGCAAAAGGAAAAGTTAAGTGGTTCAATAACCAAAAAGGTTATGGATTTATTACACCCGAGTCAGGCAACGATGTATTTGTGCATCACAATGCGATTCAGGGCGAGGGCTATAAGTCTTTAGAGGAAGGTCAGGAAGTCGAATTCGAAATCCAGAACGGTCCTAAGGGCGAGCAGGCAGTAAATGTAGTGAAGCTGTAA
- a CDS encoding peptide chain release factor-like protein — protein sequence MEFGVSKDKNEALKAKMILLGIKDADLEEKFIRSSGKGGQKVNKTSSCVYLKHGPTGIEVKCQSERSQILNRFLARRILTNKIEALIVGRESEVRQRIEKIRRQKRKRSKRAKEKMLRNKKMHSEKKELRRPPVNEL from the coding sequence ATGGAATTCGGCGTAAGCAAAGATAAAAATGAAGCCTTAAAAGCAAAGATGATTTTATTGGGCATAAAGGACGCCGACTTGGAGGAAAAATTCATACGCTCAAGCGGGAAAGGCGGGCAGAAGGTCAACAAAACATCCTCATGTGTTTATCTTAAACATGGGCCTACGGGCATAGAGGTCAAGTGCCAGAGTGAGCGTTCTCAGATATTAAATAGATTTCTAGCCAGACGCATACTCACGAACAAGATCGAAGCGCTTATAGTGGGCAGAGAATCCGAGGTGCGGCAGAGAATAGAGAAGATAAGGCGCCAGAAGCGAAAGCGTTCCAAGAGGGCCAAAGAGAAGATGCTCCGAAATAAGAAAATGCATTCGGAGAAGAAAGAATTACGCAGGCCTCCCGTTAATGAATTATAG
- a CDS encoding RNA-binding protein, whose product MKIYVGNMSYDTTEDDLKQAFEAMGQVASVSIIKDKFSGRSKGFGFVEMPDNTQAEAAIAGLNGKDLQGRTLNVNEARPRTDDKPRGGGGGDRGGSGGGGRGRRNSW is encoded by the coding sequence ATGAAGATTTACGTAGGCAATATGTCGTACGATACCACCGAAGATGATTTAAAGCAGGCCTTTGAAGCTATGGGCCAGGTGGCGTCGGTCAGCATCATTAAAGATAAGTTCAGCGGCAGATCCAAGGGTTTCGGATTTGTCGAAATGCCTGATAATACCCAGGCCGAAGCCGCTATCGCAGGGCTAAACGGCAAGGACTTACAGGGCAGGACCCTCAATGTCAATGAAGCGCGTCCCCGCACAGATGATAAACCGCGCGGCGGCGGCGGTGGTGACAGAGGAGGCTCAGGAGGCGGCGGCAGAGGCAGGCGTAATTCCTGGTAA